Proteins encoded together in one Juglans regia cultivar Chandler chromosome 9, Walnut 2.0, whole genome shotgun sequence window:
- the LOC118349404 gene encoding uncharacterized protein LOC118349404 — MEEVWKRLKLNDEEDCPIEIGKGVRGSMELKGERSLVGKIISERRIGKEVARSMMEKVWKVGKPLEFQEIGGNCYVITFVNRRDKWKVLDGCPWLFDSYLFVLLDFNGGLQPRLFDFDHAYLWIQMLNLPLSYMNKQMGELIGSSIGKVSEVDVQKDGLAWGKCLREKVECDLRRPVARGRTIVVDGRKIWVPFQYEKLHRLCFNCGRIVHGKDGCMESEGSIGQYGVWLRALPQNRRAAVKVKEQKGGGRGEESGDYSDPFHEVDDDERKGEA; from the coding sequence ATGGAGGAAGTATGGAAGAGATTGAAGCTGAATGATGAGGAGGATTGTCCGATTGAGATTGGGAAAGGTGTGCGTGGTTCGATGGAACTGAAGGGGGAAAGAAGTTTGGTTGGGAAGATAATCTCTGAGCGCAGAATTGGAAAGGAAGTTGCTCGATCTATGATGGAAAAAGTATGGAAGGTTGGTAAGCCCCTTGAATTTCAAGAAATTGGCGGTAATTGCTATGTGATTACCTTTGTTAATCGACGAGATAAGTGGAAGGTGCTTGATGGCTGTCCATGGTTGTTTGACAGTTACCTTTTTGTTCTGCTTGATTTTAATGGTGGATTGCAACCAAGATTGTTTGATTTTGACCATGCGTACCTATGGATACAAATGTTAAATCTACCATTGAGTTATATGAATAAACAAATGGGGGAATTGATTGGGAGTTCGATAGGGAAGGTTAGTGAAGTTGATGTGCAGAAGGATGGATTGGCGTGGGGGAAATGCTTGAGGGAAAAGGTGGAGTGTGATCTGAGAAGACCTGTAGCCAGAGGCAGGACTATCGTTGTGGATGGAAGGAAAATTTGGGTACCTTTTCAGTATGAAAAATTACATAGATTATGCTTTAACTGTGGAAGAATTGTCCATGGTAAGGATGGTTGTATGGAAAGTGAGGGGAGTATAGGTCAATACGGTGTTTGGCTTCGAGCTCTTCCTCAAAATAGAAGAGCTGCAGTCAAGGTGAAAGAGCAAAAAGGGGGaggaagaggagaggagagtGGTGACTATTCAGATCCTTTTCATGAAGTTGATGACGATGAGAGGAAAGGGGAGGCTTAG